Proteins co-encoded in one Opitutus terrae PB90-1 genomic window:
- a CDS encoding Fur family transcriptional regulator: MISPGTASSPDSLAQRLADSGLRSTPQREIVFNDLLKHRDHPTAEEVYARVRNEMPTISLATVYNCLETLVQCRLVRAVNFERGPTRFCPNLHPHAHFHDEVTGHTHDVDLPPNLLEQVKQILPSGYNASSIEIIFRGKAGQPAGVPAAAS; the protein is encoded by the coding sequence ATGATTTCTCCTGGCACCGCATCCTCCCCCGACTCGCTGGCCCAACGGCTTGCCGACAGCGGGCTGCGCTCCACCCCCCAGCGGGAGATCGTCTTCAACGACTTGCTCAAGCACCGCGATCACCCGACGGCAGAGGAAGTTTACGCCCGTGTCCGCAACGAAATGCCGACCATTTCGTTGGCCACGGTCTACAATTGCCTCGAAACACTCGTCCAATGCCGGCTCGTCCGCGCGGTCAATTTCGAGCGCGGCCCCACGCGGTTTTGTCCCAATCTCCACCCGCACGCGCACTTCCACGACGAGGTCACCGGCCATACGCACGACGTCGATCTGCCTCCGAATCTGCTCGAGCAGGTGAAGCAGATTCTCCCGAGCGGTTACAACGCGTCGTCGATCGAAATCATCTTCCGCGGCAAGGCCGGCCAGCCCGCTGGCGTGCCGGCGGCCGCCTCGTAA
- the sufC gene encoding Fe-S cluster assembly ATPase SufC: MSSLVIQDLHISIGDKPIVKGLTLTINQGEVHAIMGPNGTGKSTLAKAIAGHPDYTITSGDVVIDGKSILELEPDERARAGIFLAFQYPSEIPGVTIANFLRAALQARLSEGEELDATAYYKRLYSKMDLLKIDRKFTSRAVNDGFSGGEKKRCEILQMAMIEPAFALMDETDSGLDIDALRIVADGVNALRGEKLGILLITHYQRLLNHIIPDFVHVMYDGRIVKSGDKDLALHLEEHGYDWVKKEAEATA, from the coding sequence ATGTCCTCCCTCGTCATCCAAGACCTGCACATCTCCATCGGTGACAAGCCGATCGTCAAAGGCCTCACGCTCACCATCAACCAAGGTGAGGTCCACGCGATCATGGGGCCGAACGGCACCGGCAAGTCCACGCTCGCGAAAGCCATCGCCGGCCATCCCGACTACACGATCACGTCCGGCGACGTGGTGATCGACGGCAAGTCGATCCTCGAACTCGAACCCGATGAGCGTGCGCGCGCCGGCATCTTTCTCGCTTTTCAGTATCCGAGCGAGATTCCCGGTGTGACCATCGCCAACTTCCTGCGCGCCGCGCTGCAGGCCCGGCTGTCCGAGGGCGAGGAGCTCGACGCGACCGCCTACTACAAACGGCTCTACTCCAAGATGGACCTGCTCAAGATCGACCGGAAGTTCACCTCCCGGGCCGTGAACGATGGTTTCTCCGGCGGCGAAAAGAAACGCTGCGAGATACTGCAGATGGCCATGATCGAGCCGGCCTTCGCGCTGATGGACGAGACCGACTCCGGGCTCGATATCGATGCGCTGCGGATCGTCGCCGATGGCGTGAATGCGCTGCGCGGCGAGAAGCTCGGCATTCTGCTCATCACCCACTATCAGCGGCTCCTCAACCACATCATCCCGGATTTCGTGCACGTGATGTACGATGGCCGCATCGTGAAGAGCGGCGACAAGGACCTCGCGCTGCACCTCGAGGAACACGGCTACGATTGGGTCAAGAAGGAGGCCGAGGCGACCGCCTAA
- the sufB gene encoding Fe-S cluster assembly protein SufB — MKPPTETLPTPVADEAASAVENPVLGIDQTAGNFSYNVDYAYDAGTGLNENTIRYISSVKKEAPWLLEFRLNALKTFLSKPLPTHWATKDLENIDFAKIRYYLAQGQKPKRTWDEVPDDIKKTFERLGIPEQERKFLAGVEAQFDSEAAYSNIKEIVAKQGVIFVNSTQGLREHPELFRKFFGKVIPTGDNKFSALNSAVFSGGSFIYVPPGVKVAQPLQAYFRINAENFGQFERTLIIADEGSEVVYMEGCTAPKFSTSTLHSAVVELVALKGAKIQYITVQNWAPNVFNLVTKRGVAHEEAEIKWIDCNIGSRLTMKYPGVVLKGRKARGEVISIALANDGQHQDTGAKMIHAADETTSNVISKSISVGQGRATYRGQVHIPKRLKGCKNNTECDALLINTNSRTDTYPAITVRGDRNATQHEASVSKVNEEMIFYMQQRGLTEGQAMSLAVNGFINDLARQFPMEYSVELKRLIDLEMEGSVG; from the coding sequence ATGAAACCACCCACTGAAACTCTTCCCACGCCCGTCGCCGATGAGGCCGCCAGCGCGGTCGAGAACCCCGTTCTCGGCATCGACCAGACCGCGGGCAATTTTTCCTACAACGTCGACTACGCGTACGACGCGGGCACCGGCCTGAACGAAAACACCATCCGCTACATCAGCTCGGTGAAAAAGGAGGCGCCGTGGCTGCTCGAGTTCCGGCTGAACGCGCTCAAGACGTTCCTCTCGAAGCCACTGCCGACCCACTGGGCGACGAAGGATCTCGAGAACATCGATTTCGCCAAGATCCGCTATTACCTCGCGCAGGGCCAGAAGCCAAAACGCACGTGGGACGAGGTGCCGGACGACATCAAGAAGACGTTCGAGCGGCTCGGTATCCCCGAGCAGGAGCGCAAATTCCTCGCCGGCGTGGAGGCGCAGTTCGATAGCGAAGCGGCCTACTCCAACATCAAGGAGATCGTCGCCAAGCAGGGCGTGATCTTCGTCAACTCGACGCAAGGCCTGCGCGAGCATCCCGAGCTGTTTCGCAAGTTCTTCGGCAAGGTCATTCCCACCGGCGACAACAAGTTCTCGGCGCTGAACAGCGCGGTGTTCTCCGGCGGCTCGTTCATTTACGTCCCGCCCGGCGTGAAGGTCGCGCAGCCGCTGCAGGCTTATTTCCGGATCAACGCGGAAAACTTCGGCCAATTCGAGCGCACGCTCATCATCGCCGACGAGGGCTCCGAGGTGGTCTACATGGAAGGCTGCACCGCGCCGAAGTTCTCCACGTCGACGCTGCACAGCGCCGTGGTCGAGCTCGTCGCGCTCAAGGGCGCGAAGATCCAATACATCACCGTCCAAAACTGGGCGCCCAACGTCTTCAACCTCGTCACCAAGCGCGGCGTCGCGCACGAGGAGGCCGAGATCAAATGGATCGATTGCAACATCGGCAGCCGGCTCACGATGAAATATCCGGGCGTCGTGCTGAAGGGTCGCAAGGCCCGCGGCGAGGTGATCTCGATCGCGCTCGCCAACGACGGCCAGCACCAGGACACCGGCGCGAAGATGATCCACGCCGCCGATGAGACGACGTCGAACGTCATCTCGAAGTCCATCTCTGTCGGCCAGGGTCGCGCCACTTACCGGGGCCAGGTTCACATCCCGAAGCGGCTGAAGGGCTGCAAAAACAACACCGAGTGCGACGCGCTGCTGATCAACACCAACAGCCGCACGGACACGTATCCGGCGATCACGGTCCGCGGCGATCGCAACGCCACGCAGCACGAGGCGAGCGTCTCGAAGGTGAACGAAGAAATGATCTTCTACATGCAGCAGCGCGGCCTGACCGAGGGCCAGGCGATGAGCCTGGCGGTGAACGGATTCATCAACGACCTCGCCCGCCAGTTCCCGATGGAATACTCCGTCGAGTTGAAGCGACTCATCGATCTCGAGATGGAGGGCTCCGTCGGCTGA
- the sufD gene encoding Fe-S cluster assembly protein SufD, whose product MSTLSETKPATGVFTSDAFAAHLASLPAAPAWWLERKRAAYATFADLPMPKRTDESWRFSTIAGLTLDGFEVGRVVPNAPPVASPFGPAALAFVNNAQVSTGGQPTGALPDGVIVTTLTEAAARHAPLLREHFMAQPQQLGSEKFAALHSAFVGDGAFIYVPRGVEVTAPIVVLHAAVGAETAVFPHTLVIAEDNAKVTVVDYFVSLDSSAQRSALGTQVRQLAVGANDLYAGHGAQLTYIGAQDWSREALSFHLNDTIVRRDARVQSLNIHLGGKQARHESLSQLQAPGAFSEMLALTVAEAAQEFDQRTLQIHQAPNTKSDLLYKNALRDRSRTIFSGLIIVDPDAQKTDAYQSNRNLMLSDDAEANSLPGLEIQANDVRCTHGATTSRIDPEQEFYLQSRGIDKKAADELLTFGFFEEVLARLASEPLHDALRTLIQTKFKK is encoded by the coding sequence ATGTCCACTCTCTCCGAAACGAAACCCGCCACCGGCGTCTTCACCTCTGACGCTTTCGCGGCCCACCTCGCCTCGCTCCCTGCCGCGCCCGCCTGGTGGCTTGAGCGCAAGCGCGCGGCCTACGCGACGTTCGCGGATTTGCCGATGCCCAAGCGCACCGACGAATCGTGGCGGTTCAGCACCATTGCCGGGCTCACCCTCGACGGCTTCGAGGTAGGGCGCGTTGTCCCCAACGCGCCGCCGGTCGCCTCGCCCTTTGGTCCGGCCGCTCTTGCGTTCGTCAACAACGCGCAGGTTTCGACCGGTGGTCAGCCCACCGGCGCCCTGCCTGACGGCGTCATCGTGACGACCCTCACCGAAGCCGCGGCCAGGCATGCGCCGCTGCTGCGCGAACACTTCATGGCGCAGCCGCAACAGCTCGGCTCGGAGAAGTTCGCCGCGCTGCATTCCGCGTTCGTCGGCGACGGCGCGTTCATCTACGTGCCCCGGGGCGTCGAGGTCACCGCGCCGATCGTGGTCCTTCATGCTGCCGTCGGCGCCGAAACCGCCGTCTTCCCGCACACGCTCGTGATCGCGGAGGACAACGCGAAGGTCACGGTGGTCGACTACTTCGTCTCGCTCGATTCCAGCGCGCAACGCTCGGCGCTCGGCACGCAAGTCCGCCAACTCGCGGTGGGCGCGAACGATCTCTACGCCGGGCACGGCGCGCAGCTCACCTACATCGGTGCGCAGGACTGGTCGCGGGAGGCGTTATCGTTTCACCTCAACGACACCATCGTCCGCCGCGACGCCCGCGTGCAGTCGCTGAACATTCACCTCGGCGGCAAGCAGGCGCGCCACGAGTCGCTGTCGCAGTTGCAGGCGCCGGGCGCGTTTTCCGAAATGCTCGCGCTCACCGTCGCCGAAGCCGCGCAGGAGTTCGACCAGCGCACGCTGCAGATCCATCAGGCGCCCAACACGAAGTCGGATCTCCTCTACAAGAACGCCCTGCGGGACCGGTCGCGCACGATCTTCTCGGGCCTGATCATCGTCGATCCCGACGCGCAGAAGACCGATGCGTATCAAAGCAATCGCAACCTGATGCTGAGCGACGACGCCGAGGCGAACTCGCTGCCGGGTCTCGAGATTCAGGCGAACGACGTGCGTTGCACGCACGGCGCCACGACATCGCGCATCGATCCGGAGCAGGAGTTCTACCTGCAGTCGCGCGGCATCGACAAAAAGGCCGCCGACGAGCTGCTCACGTTCGGTTTCTTCGAGGAAGTGCTCGCCCGGCTCGCCAGCGAGCCGCTGCACGACGCGCTCCGCACCCTGATCCAAACCAAGTTCAAGAAATGA
- the sufT gene encoding putative Fe-S cluster assembly protein SufT: protein MSSPRERILSREVVATQIPSGDRALLTSGARVLIHQTLGGSYTVQTDTGLYRIDGKDGDALGEEVVDTTVKAATLAGGAPDPEAIWAQLRKVFDPEIPVNIVDLGLVYSMDVEQVPDAQPAAYKANVTMTLTAPGCGMGPAIAEDAKSKILLVPGVSDADVRITWDPPWNQAMISEEGKMKLGLI, encoded by the coding sequence ATGAGCTCCCCCCGCGAACGCATCCTCTCCCGCGAAGTCGTCGCCACGCAAATTCCTTCCGGCGACCGCGCCCTGCTTACCTCGGGCGCTCGCGTCCTCATTCACCAGACACTCGGCGGCAGCTACACCGTCCAGACCGACACCGGCCTTTACCGGATCGATGGCAAGGACGGCGACGCGCTCGGTGAGGAGGTCGTCGACACCACGGTCAAGGCCGCAACGCTCGCGGGCGGCGCGCCCGACCCGGAGGCGATCTGGGCGCAGTTGCGTAAGGTGTTCGATCCCGAGATCCCGGTAAACATCGTCGATCTCGGACTCGTTTACTCGATGGATGTCGAGCAAGTGCCCGACGCCCAACCGGCCGCGTACAAGGCAAACGTCACCATGACGCTTACCGCTCCCGGCTGCGGCATGGGGCCCGCCATCGCCGAGGACGCGAAGTCCAAGATTCTGCTCGTGCCAGGAGTGTCTGATGCCGATGTCCGGATCACGTGGGATCCCCCGTGGAACCAGGCGATGATTTCCGAAGAAGGAAAGATGAAGCTCGGGCTGATCTAG
- a CDS encoding Gfo/Idh/MocA family protein, with amino-acid sequence MNRRSFLSSLALATTAAAIAPTRLFATTPSTRPRLGLIGCGWFGGLDLESFLQLGAAEVVSLCDPNAHALANTLQLVARYQATAPRTFADYRGMLASGDHDIVIVATPDHWHALPAIDAMRAGADVYLEKPVGVDVMEGEALVAAARQYRRVVQVNTQRRSNPHFAVARDRFIRSGRLGAIGLVEGYCYLPNRPAEPMPPVEPPAHLDFNLWSGPAPVRPFVAAVESRGWRNFTEYGNGVIGDMGVHVIDFVRWMLGLGWPELIHSTGGIYVHRDASANISDTQRSVFRYRHLDVSWEHRTWGGSRIPSRHWTDQWGASFIGEHGTLHTTLFGYEFVPADGSPREGFHLLSRTGDLENIDFEPWMDRFLGIQALHVADFLKCRETRQRPAGDIEEGHISSACCALANIAQDLGRPLQYDPKNRSVPGDAEATRRLARSYRAPWVHPVLTHV; translated from the coding sequence ATGAATCGTCGCTCCTTTCTGTCTTCGCTCGCCCTCGCTACCACAGCCGCCGCCATCGCTCCTACCCGCCTTTTTGCCACCACGCCCTCCACGCGACCGCGGTTGGGACTCATCGGCTGCGGCTGGTTCGGTGGCCTCGATCTCGAAAGTTTCCTTCAGCTCGGCGCCGCGGAGGTGGTCTCTCTCTGCGATCCCAACGCTCACGCGCTTGCGAACACGCTTCAGCTCGTCGCCCGGTATCAGGCGACCGCCCCGCGCACCTTCGCCGACTACCGCGGCATGCTCGCGTCGGGTGACCACGATATCGTCATCGTCGCCACGCCGGATCACTGGCATGCACTCCCCGCAATCGACGCGATGCGTGCCGGCGCCGATGTTTACCTGGAAAAGCCGGTAGGAGTCGACGTCATGGAAGGCGAAGCCCTCGTGGCCGCAGCCCGCCAATACCGGCGCGTGGTGCAGGTCAACACGCAGCGGCGCAGCAACCCACATTTCGCCGTCGCCCGCGACCGCTTCATCCGCAGCGGGCGGCTCGGTGCCATCGGTCTCGTCGAAGGCTACTGCTATCTGCCGAACCGGCCGGCGGAGCCGATGCCGCCGGTCGAACCGCCCGCCCACCTCGACTTCAATCTCTGGTCCGGCCCCGCGCCGGTGCGACCTTTCGTCGCCGCCGTCGAATCCCGCGGCTGGCGCAATTTCACGGAATATGGCAACGGCGTGATCGGCGACATGGGCGTGCATGTGATCGATTTCGTGCGGTGGATGCTCGGGCTCGGCTGGCCGGAGTTGATCCACTCGACCGGGGGGATCTACGTCCACCGTGATGCGTCCGCGAACATCTCCGATACCCAGCGCAGTGTCTTTCGCTATCGTCACCTTGACGTCAGTTGGGAACACCGCACGTGGGGCGGCTCGCGCATCCCGTCGCGTCACTGGACCGACCAGTGGGGCGCGAGCTTCATCGGTGAGCATGGCACGCTTCACACGACGCTGTTCGGTTACGAGTTCGTTCCGGCGGACGGCAGTCCGCGCGAAGGCTTTCACCTGCTGTCCCGCACAGGCGATCTCGAGAACATCGATTTCGAGCCATGGATGGACCGATTCCTCGGGATCCAGGCCCTCCACGTCGCTGATTTCCTAAAGTGCCGCGAAACGCGTCAGCGGCCGGCGGGGGATATCGAGGAAGGCCATATCTCGAGCGCGTGCTGCGCCTTGGCGAATATCGCCCAAGACCTCGGCCGCCCGCTCCAGTATGATCCGAAGAACCGGAGCGTCCCCGGTGACGCTGAAGCTACCCGGCGACTCGCGCGCAGCTACCGCGCGCCGTGGGTACACCCGGTCCTCACGCACGTCTGA
- the mddA gene encoding methanethiol S-methyltransferase, whose amino-acid sequence MSSHSHPLLRFAVLLYGFVSYAIFLATFLYAIGFVGDFLVPRSIDSVPVRDTWTALMIDIVLLGLFALQHSVMARPWFKRALTRYLPEPAERSTYVLMSSLALILMFWRWEPIGGVIWNVESPLGRVLLHSGFAFGWLTVLVTTFLINHFDLFGLRQVWKFFRRQRYVSLKFVTPGPYKLVRHPLYVGWLFAFWCTPHMTAAHLVFAVLTTAYILVAIQFEERDLIAHHGSDYTEYRRRTPMMVPRLSRPEAEPSRQL is encoded by the coding sequence ATGTCCTCCCATTCCCACCCACTGCTCCGATTCGCCGTGCTCCTGTACGGCTTTGTTTCCTACGCGATTTTTCTCGCGACGTTTCTCTACGCGATCGGTTTCGTCGGCGACTTCCTCGTGCCCCGCTCGATCGACTCCGTTCCCGTCCGCGACACCTGGACCGCCCTGATGATTGACATTGTGCTGCTCGGTCTTTTCGCCCTCCAGCACAGCGTGATGGCGCGCCCGTGGTTCAAGCGCGCGCTCACGCGCTACTTGCCCGAGCCCGCTGAGCGCAGCACCTACGTGCTCATGTCATCGCTCGCCTTGATCCTTATGTTCTGGCGCTGGGAACCCATCGGCGGCGTGATCTGGAACGTGGAGAGCCCGCTCGGTCGCGTGTTGCTCCATAGTGGCTTTGCCTTCGGCTGGCTCACCGTGCTGGTCACCACATTTCTCATCAACCACTTCGACCTGTTTGGCTTGCGCCAGGTCTGGAAATTCTTCCGCCGACAGCGCTACGTCTCGCTGAAATTCGTCACGCCGGGCCCCTACAAGCTCGTGCGGCACCCGCTCTACGTCGGCTGGCTCTTCGCGTTCTGGTGCACGCCGCACATGACTGCCGCCCACCTCGTTTTTGCCGTGCTCACCACCGCTTACATCCTGGTGGCAATCCAGTTCGAGGAACGCGACCTGATCGCGCACCACGGCTCCGACTACACGGAGTATCGCCGGCGCACCCCGATGATGGTTCCGCGCCTCAGCCGGCCGGAAGCCGAACCGTCGCGCCAGCTCTGA
- a CDS encoding ECF-type sigma factor translates to MPPVSEIRNILDSVDDPKAVEKLLPLVYDELRRLAAHRMAAQPAGHTLQATALVHEAYLRLLGSGEQSWQNRRHFFAAAAEAMRHILVDRARRKAAVRHGGGQARLNLDDVLIASEASDDAVVLVNDALEKLAREDSAAAELVKLRFFAGFTLAQAAELLDCSERTAKRTWAYARAWLYEELQRTQ, encoded by the coding sequence ATGCCGCCCGTGAGCGAGATCAGGAACATTCTCGATTCCGTCGACGACCCGAAGGCGGTCGAGAAACTGCTCCCTCTCGTTTATGACGAACTGCGGCGCCTTGCCGCGCATCGCATGGCCGCGCAACCGGCGGGCCATACGCTGCAGGCGACCGCCCTCGTGCACGAAGCGTACCTTCGGCTCCTCGGCAGCGGCGAACAGAGCTGGCAAAACCGCCGCCACTTTTTCGCCGCGGCTGCCGAGGCAATGCGGCACATTCTCGTTGATCGCGCCCGGCGCAAAGCCGCGGTCCGGCATGGCGGCGGCCAGGCGCGACTCAACCTCGACGACGTGCTGATCGCGTCCGAGGCGAGCGACGATGCCGTTGTCCTCGTCAACGATGCGCTGGAGAAGCTGGCCCGAGAAGACTCTGCCGCCGCCGAACTCGTGAAGCTGCGCTTTTTCGCCGGCTTCACACTCGCCCAAGCCGCCGAGCTGCTCGACTGTTCGGAACGGACCGCCAAACGCACGTGGGCTTATGCGCGCGCCTGGCTGTACGAGGAGCTTCAGCGCACGCAATAG
- a CDS encoding serine/threonine-protein kinase codes for MSELSSREREIFAAALDCVTPVERAAFLEATCGADGALRARVETLLRAHDSAGRFMEADAHASSTLEGEAAIPEGPGTIVDRYRLLEKIGEGGFGIVYRAEQQQPVRRLVALKIIKLGMDTRAVVARFEAERQALAVMDHPAIAKVLDGGATASGRPYFVMELVSGVPITTFCTERRLTVIERIDLFVRVCEAIQHAHQKGLIHRDLKPSNVLVALQDGRPAPKVIDFGIAKATEQRLSEHTVFSRLHPFIGTPAYMSPEQAGSDSVDVDTRSDIYSLGVLLYELLTDQTPFDARALLRAGYAEIQRRIREQEPPAPSRRLATLDQQERTTAAQRRRLEPAKLTSQLRGDLDRIVMKCLEKNRALRYESSSALATDLTRHLRHEPILARPASLRYRSGKFVRRHAHGLAAAALAVAAFGAFVVFHTVQLTTERDRAQHQAAKATALVRLLTEMLTAADPYQFRNSAEPTVRSLLDRGAAQARTQLADQPELQAEMLTIIGRVYQRLGRHKEARPLLEHALKLGRPLANQPNLLAETLNDLGVLLAKQAKYDEAEALLTESLTLRRQQREASAEVAVTLVELGRVHIDRGFPTQAEPLFREALAIRRRVLGARHRETATSLSDLGLLLWQTGDVAGAEAHLRECWEISKEALGDHHADVGTALANLALPVLYRGDRPLAEQMLRQALALRRRALGAEHPQIASTLDKLAHALREQAKFDEAESCATEAITIARKGYGEGHPKAVTCMINLAQILLERGEPARAEPLARTAFELRRQQFPDGDWHVAVPQSVLGATLTALGRYSEAEPLLVEAGNRLKDIPGPQGREAAANRARLAALRRASPRTTTSETSPLARE; via the coding sequence ATGTCCGAGCTCTCCAGCCGCGAACGCGAAATTTTTGCCGCGGCACTGGACTGTGTTACGCCGGTCGAGCGCGCAGCTTTTCTCGAAGCCACCTGCGGGGCCGACGGCGCTCTGCGCGCTCGCGTCGAGACCTTGCTGCGCGCGCACGATTCGGCCGGTCGCTTCATGGAAGCCGACGCGCACGCGTCGAGCACGCTCGAAGGCGAAGCGGCGATTCCCGAAGGCCCCGGCACGATCGTCGACCGTTATCGGCTGCTGGAAAAGATCGGCGAAGGCGGCTTTGGTATTGTCTACCGCGCAGAGCAGCAACAACCCGTCCGCCGCCTCGTCGCGCTGAAGATCATCAAGCTCGGCATGGATACACGCGCGGTGGTCGCCCGTTTCGAGGCGGAGCGGCAGGCGCTCGCCGTGATGGATCACCCGGCCATCGCCAAGGTCCTCGACGGCGGCGCGACGGCAAGTGGCCGCCCGTATTTCGTGATGGAACTGGTGTCCGGCGTTCCGATCACGACGTTTTGTACGGAACGCCGCCTGACCGTGATCGAGCGAATCGATCTTTTCGTGCGCGTGTGCGAAGCCATCCAGCATGCGCACCAAAAAGGCCTCATTCACCGCGATCTGAAACCGTCCAACGTACTGGTGGCGCTGCAAGACGGCCGGCCCGCGCCGAAAGTGATCGACTTCGGCATTGCCAAAGCCACTGAACAGCGACTGTCCGAGCACACCGTCTTCAGCCGACTGCATCCGTTCATCGGCACCCCGGCCTACATGAGTCCTGAACAGGCCGGCAGCGACAGTGTCGACGTCGATACCCGCAGCGACATCTACAGCCTCGGCGTGCTGCTCTACGAGTTGCTGACCGATCAGACGCCCTTCGACGCCCGCGCGTTGCTCCGGGCGGGCTATGCTGAGATTCAACGGAGGATCCGGGAACAGGAACCACCCGCGCCCTCGCGGCGACTCGCGACGCTCGACCAGCAGGAGCGGACCACGGCGGCACAACGCCGCCGGCTCGAGCCGGCCAAGCTCACCAGCCAGCTGCGCGGCGATCTCGATCGCATCGTGATGAAGTGCCTCGAGAAAAACCGCGCGCTCCGCTATGAGTCGAGCAGCGCGCTCGCGACCGATTTGACGCGGCATTTGCGCCATGAACCGATTCTCGCCCGCCCCGCGTCGCTACGCTACCGCTCGGGAAAATTCGTCCGGCGCCATGCCCACGGACTCGCCGCAGCCGCGTTGGCAGTCGCCGCATTCGGCGCGTTTGTCGTGTTTCACACGGTGCAACTCACCACCGAGCGCGACCGCGCACAGCACCAGGCGGCCAAGGCGACAGCCCTCGTGCGGCTGCTGACCGAGATGCTGACCGCAGCCGACCCCTACCAATTTCGCAATTCGGCCGAACCGACGGTACGTTCACTGCTGGATCGCGGCGCAGCGCAGGCGCGCACGCAACTCGCAGACCAGCCCGAACTGCAGGCGGAGATGCTCACGATCATCGGACGCGTCTATCAGCGTCTAGGCCGGCACAAGGAGGCGCGCCCGCTGCTTGAACATGCCCTGAAGCTTGGTCGCCCGTTGGCGAACCAACCCAACTTGCTCGCCGAAACGCTCAACGACCTCGGCGTACTTCTGGCGAAGCAGGCAAAATACGACGAGGCCGAAGCACTCTTAACCGAGTCACTGACGCTCCGGCGTCAGCAACGCGAGGCCTCAGCCGAGGTCGCCGTCACGCTCGTCGAACTCGGCCGCGTTCACATCGATCGCGGTTTTCCAACCCAGGCTGAGCCCTTGTTCCGCGAAGCGCTGGCCATCCGGCGCCGCGTGCTCGGTGCGAGGCATCGCGAAACCGCGACGAGCCTCAGCGACCTGGGCTTGCTGTTATGGCAAACTGGCGACGTGGCCGGCGCAGAGGCTCATCTGCGAGAATGCTGGGAGATCAGCAAGGAAGCGCTTGGCGACCATCATGCCGACGTGGGCACCGCGCTTGCCAACCTCGCGCTGCCCGTACTGTACCGCGGGGATCGTCCGCTTGCCGAACAAATGCTGCGGCAGGCGCTCGCACTGCGGCGCCGTGCACTCGGGGCCGAACATCCCCAGATCGCCAGTACGCTCGACAAGCTCGCGCACGCACTGCGCGAACAGGCGAAGTTCGACGAAGCTGAATCGTGTGCCACGGAGGCGATCACCATTGCCCGTAAAGGGTACGGCGAAGGGCACCCGAAAGCAGTCACGTGTATGATCAACCTCGCGCAGATTCTCCTTGAGCGGGGCGAGCCCGCGCGCGCGGAGCCGCTCGCCCGCACCGCGTTTGAACTGCGCCGACAGCAGTTTCCTGACGGCGACTGGCATGTCGCGGTGCCGCAGAGCGTACTTGGGGCCACGCTCACTGCGCTCGGTCGCTATAGCGAGGCAGAGCCTTTGCTCGTCGAGGCGGGCAACCGGCTGAAGGACATCCCCGGGCCGCAAGGCCGCGAAGCCGCCGCCAATCGTGCTCGGCTCGCCGCGCTGCGCCGGGCCTCACCGCGAACTACGACGTCCGAAACCTCTCCCTTGGCGCGCGAGTAA
- a CDS encoding RNA polymerase sigma factor, translating into MSDDAPFDLAGCLDRVRQRDQVAARELVEHLYPLVIRIVRGRLPRRVSEEDLAQEIFLKMFSRLEQYGGSVPFTHWVSRIAVTTCIDHLRAQQRRPEFRWADLSENEAKVLDSVLTNEDAAAPDDALAAHELVHKLLDQLKPQDRLVLQLLDLEQKTIAEISALTGWNTSLVKVRAFRARRKLQKLFQDLKRKERS; encoded by the coding sequence ATGTCGGACGACGCGCCCTTCGATCTCGCCGGCTGCCTCGACCGGGTTCGGCAGCGCGACCAGGTCGCCGCGCGCGAACTCGTCGAACATCTTTATCCGCTCGTCATCCGCATCGTGCGGGGACGACTGCCTCGACGTGTCTCGGAGGAGGACCTCGCCCAGGAAATTTTTCTGAAAATGTTTTCCCGGCTGGAACAGTATGGCGGCAGCGTGCCGTTCACCCATTGGGTGTCGCGGATCGCGGTGACGACCTGCATCGACCACCTGCGCGCGCAGCAGCGGCGGCCGGAGTTCCGTTGGGCGGACTTGTCGGAAAACGAGGCCAAGGTGCTCGACTCCGTGTTGACGAACGAGGACGCGGCGGCGCCGGACGATGCGCTGGCAGCGCACGAGCTCGTGCACAAGCTGCTCGATCAGCTCAAACCGCAGGATCGTCTCGTGCTGCAGTTGCTGGATCTCGAGCAGAAGACGATTGCCGAGATCAGCGCGCTCACGGGGTGGAACACCTCGCTGGTGAAAGTGCGTGCATTTCGCGCACGACGGAAGTTGCAGAAGCTCTTCCAGGATCTTAAACGAAAGGAACGATCATGA